The genomic interval GAGGCTTCAAAGAGGGCGCGACGGTAGCCAACTTCCTGGCTCAGGGCCGCTTCGGTCTGTTTCAGGGCTGTGATATCGATGAGTAGGCCGTCCCACACCAGCCCCGAGGCGGTCATCTGGGGGCGCGATCGCCCCTGAAACCAGCGCAGTTGCCCCGTTGATGTGATAAAACGGCTTTCCCCAGACCAGTCGGTGCCCTGTTCTACCGCAAGCGCCACCGAGGCCTGCAGCGAGGGTAGATCCTCCGGATGAATCAGGGCCCAAACCTGGTTGATGTCCTCCAGCACTTGCTCTGGTGCCAGCCCAAACAGTTCGGAGCAGCCGGGGCTGACGTAGGTAAAGACCCCGCCGTCACCGTTGGGCACGTAGCGATAGACCATGCCCGGCACGTTGGCCACCAGCGCCTGAAACCGGGTCTCGCTCTCTTGCAGCGCCAGTTCAGCCCGCTTGCGATCGTCGATATAGGTGGCAATGCCCAGGCAGGAGATGGGGGCTTCGGCTTCGGCGACAAAGGGCGACAGGTTGGCGGCGTACCAGTAGTAGTGGCCGTTCTGGTGTAAGGCTCTAAACTCTACGCTGCGGCTACTCTCGCCCCCCAGGCAGGCCTGCACCAGCTCAACACAGTAAGGCAGATCCTCGGGGTGAACAATGTCGGTAAAGGGGCGGTGCAGTAAGGCCTCCAGACCTTGGCCAGACACCGTGTCCGCCATAGGGCTAAAAAAGCTCAGGGTTAGATCCGGCGCAATCATCAAGACCAGACCATCGATGGTGTCAATCAGCCGCCGCAGCCGGTGTTCGCTGGCTTCGAGGGCCAACTGGCTGGCTTTTTGCGCGGTGATGTCGCGCACGTAGCCGTACCATCGAATGCTGCCGTCGGGGCTGCGCTGGGGGGAGGCATCCCCCTGGAGCCAGCGCTGGTGGCCCTCTGGGGAGTACATGCGATACTCGCAGTGCCAGGGGGTAAACTGTGCGGCGGAGACCTGGATAGACTGCATCACGCGAGCTAAATCCTCGGCGTGGATCATGGCAAACAGGGGGCTGGCATCGTCGCGCACCGCTGCGGGAGAAATGCCGCAGAGCTGCACCAGTCCCTCGCTGGCGTAGGGGAAGGCCATGCGACCATCGGGGTATTGCACGAACTCGTAGATTGCCCCGGGGATGTGGCGGGCAAGATGGCGCAGGCGATCGCTGTCGGCTGAGGAGGGCGATGGAAACATGTCGCTGGTGCCCTGGGGGCGAAGCTAGCCGCTTGACCCAGGGACTTTGGGAAAAGGTATAGCTGATAGCATAGCTTTTCCGCCACGGGGAATCGTAGATTGGGCTACCCGGCGTAACCTGGGCCAGCATCTGGGCCAGCATCTGGGCCAGCATCTGAGGAAGATCTCGATGCTGTTAGCGAACCTGGTCTGTTAGCGAACCTGGTACAGGTTGGCTTCGCCGTGGAAAGCGATCGCGTTGCGCTGGGCCTTGGCCCGGTACATGGCGCTGTCGGCATCGGCCAGCACCTGTACCCTGGTCTGGCGGGGGTGGCCATTGTAGATCTTGATGCCGAAGCTGCCTCCAATGGCAAGCCTCTGGTCGTCAATGGCGAAGGGCTGCAGCAGACTGTCGAGCAGTCGTCTGGTCAGGTCCAGAACGGTGCCAGCGGAGTCTACCTGCTCGATCAAAAACACAAACTCATCGCCGCCTAGGCGAAACAGGTCATCTTCGCGACGCAGCTTGAGCCGCAAGACCCGGGCCACCTGGATCAACAGCTGGTCGCCAACCTGGTGGCTGTAGGTGTCGTTGACTTGCTTAAAGCCGTCCAGGTCCAGAAAAATCAGCGCAAACCGCTGGCCTTGATAATTGGCTTTGGCGATCGCCCGTTCCAGGCGATCCATAAGGAGCCGCCGATTGGGTAACTCGGTCAGGGCATCGTGGGTGGCCATCCGCTCGCTCTGGAGCATTTTCAGGTAAGCGGTCTGGAGATGGATGAGGGTGTCCTGGAGGTAGGCCAGAGCCATTTCCAGATCGTG from Leptolyngbya sp. KIOST-1 carries:
- a CDS encoding diguanylate cyclase domain-containing protein; protein product: MTDSPEILIIDDNFGNLEVLTDILTKAGYRVAAVRSGERALKQLQNYLPELILLDIKMPGLDGLETCRRIKQTPAMLPIPIIFITALPDVDSIAACFSLGAVDYISKPIQAIELLSRVKNHLELHSLRQSLERQVVQRTHDLEMALAYLQDTLIHLQTAYLKMLQSERMATHDALTELPNRRLLMDRLERAIAKANYQGQRFALIFLDLDGFKQVNDTYSHQVGDQLLIQVARVLRLKLRREDDLFRLGGDEFVFLIEQVDSAGTVLDLTRRLLDSLLQPFAIDDQRLAIGGSFGIKIYNGHPRQTRVQVLADADSAMYRAKAQRNAIAFHGEANLYQVR